In the genome of Vicia villosa cultivar HV-30 ecotype Madison, WI linkage group LG7, Vvil1.0, whole genome shotgun sequence, one region contains:
- the LOC131618209 gene encoding jasmonate ZIM domain-containing protein 1-like — translation MTGLPNSLSDGRRTTAGKAPERLKFSQTCSMLSQFLKEKRISGDSASGMFGKIDPKGGAKDLFGNMKNSEGGLRLNASAMDSLPQLVENPCIKKSNTSSTTAPKTPQLTIFYAGKMLVFDAFAPANATEIMELATKLASENPNTEENPPSAPITTEKSKSKEPQIPQPNTALETSKPENQTNSTDMRYPRRASLLKFLEKRKERVIARGPYQINNNKNEGNNSSGGEPKDQQHFDLNL, via the exons ATGACTGGTTTGCCTAATAGTTTGTCTGATGGCCGGAGAACAACCGCCGGTAAGGCGCCGGAGAGGTTAAAATTCTCTCAGACTTGTAGTATGTTGAGTCAATTCTTGAAGGAGAAGAGAATTTCTGGTGATTCTGCTTCTGGGATGTTTGGGAAAATTGACCCTAAAG GAGGTGCTAAGGATTTGTTTGGTAACATGAAAAACTCAGAAGGTGGTTTGAGATTAAATGCATCTGCTATGGATTCTCTTCCTCAGCTTGTGGAGAATCCTTGCATTAAGAAATCTAATACAAG TTCGACGACGGCTCCTAAGACGCCACAACTGACAATTTTCTACGCCGGGAAAATGCTAGTATTCGACGCTTTTGCACCCGCCAACGCAACCGAGATCATGGAATTGGCAACAAAGTTAGCCTCTGAAAATCCAAACACAGAAGAAAATCCACCCTCTGCACCTATCACAActgaaaaatcaaaatcaaaggaACCTCAAATTCCCCAACCAAACACTGCCTTAGAAACATCTAAACCAGAAAACCAAACCAATTCTACag ATATGAGATATCCAAGAAGAGCCTCACTTCTtaaatttcttgaaaaaagaaaagaaag ggtTATTGCTAGAGGACCTTATCAAATTAACAATAACAAAAATGAGGGTAATAATAGTTCAGGAGGTGAACCTAAAGATCAACAACACTTTGACCTTAACTTATAG
- the LOC131618210 gene encoding protein FLUORESCENT IN BLUE LIGHT, chloroplastic, with the protein MKAMAVVVRCSCFLSPPHSTLPQFCSNTTNLHLSGKFTCLSLKVDKVVPLFKDSFDGSSKTPALLHCSNCKEDKLQRFSSSMFLASNILMFSMPCKALAETCEADNSMFNMPILLAVALIGATVGGLVARQRKGELQRLNEQLLQINAALRKQAKIESYAPSLSYAPIGGGRIPESEIIVDPKKQELISKLKSGKNFLRNQQPDKAFTEFKIALELAQNIKDPIEEKKAARGLGASLQRQGKYRDAVKYHSMVLSISEREGEDSGSTEAFGAIADCYTELGDLEKAGQYYDKYIARLEKD; encoded by the exons ATGAAAGCAATGGCGGTTGTCGTACGTTGTTCCTGCTTTCTCTCTCCTCCTCACTCCACACTCCCTCAATTCTGCTCCAATACCACCAATCTTCACCTTTCAG GAAAATTCACTTGTCTTTCTTTAAAAGTGGACAAGGTTGTGCCACTCTTTAAAGATTCTTTTGATGGGTCTTCTAAAACTCCAGCTCTGCTTCACTGCTCAAACTGTAAG GAAGACAAGCTTCAAAGATTCTCTTCTTCGATGTTTCTTGCGAgcaatattttgatgttttcaatGCCTTGTAAAGCTTTGGCTGAAACATGTGAAGCTGATAACTCTATGTTCAATATGCCTATACTGCTAGCAGTAGCCCTCATTGGAGCCACTGTAGGAG GGTTGGTCgcaagacaaaggaaaggagaattGCAGCGGTTAAACGAGCAGTTACTCCAGATCAATGCGGCTTTAAGGAAGCAAGCGAAAATTGAGTCGTATGCTCCGAGTTTGAGCTATGCTCCTATTGGCGGTGGTAGAATACCTGAAAGCGAAATTATTGTTGATCCTAAGAAACAAGAACTTATTTCCAAGTTAAAAAGTGGAAAGAACTTCTTAAGGAATCAACAGCCGGATAAAGCGTTCACGGAGTTTAAGATTGCGCTCGAGCTTGCACAGAATATTAAGGATCCCATTGAGGAGAAAAAAGCGGCTCGGGGTCTAG GAGCTTCACTGCAAAGACAGGGAAAATACCGAGATGCTGTTAAATACCATTCCATGGTTTTGTCGATATCTGAAAGAGAAGGAGAAGACTCTGGAAGCACAGAAGCTTTTGGAGCAATTGCTGATTGTTACACTGAGCTTGGAGACCTTGAAAAAGCAGGACAATACTATGACAAGTATATTGCAAGGTTGGAAAAGGACTAA
- the LOC131616445 gene encoding oligouridylate-binding protein 1B-like, whose product MQNHRLKQQHQQQQQQQAMMQQALLQQHSLYHPGLLAPPQIEPIPSGNLPPGFDPSTCRSVYVGNVHTQVTEPLLQEVFAGTGPVEGCKLFRKEKSSYGFIHYFDRRSAALAILTLNGRHLFGQPIKVNWAYASGQREDTSGHYNIFVGDLSPEVTDATLFACFSVYQSCSDARVMWDQKTGRSRGFGFVSFRSQQDAQSAINDLTGKWLGSRQIRCNWATKGAGGIEEKQTPENKTVVELTNGSSEDGKETPINNDAPENNPQYTTVYVGNLGSEATQLDLHRHFYTLGAGVIEEVRVQRDKGFGFVRFSTHAEAALAIQMGNAQSYLCGKLIKCSWGSKPTPPGTASNPLPPPAAAPLPGLSATDILTYERQIAMSKMGGVHAALMHPQAQHPLKQAAIGASQAIYDGGFQNVAAAQQMMYYQ is encoded by the exons ATGCAGAATCATAGGTTGAAGCAACagcatcagcaacaacaacagcaacaagcTATGATGCAACAAGCGCTTCTTCAACAACACTCCCTATACCACCCTGGTCTCCTAGCTCCACCTCAG ATTGAACCAATCCCAAGTGGAAATCTGCCTCCTGGTTTTGATCCAAGTACTTGCCGCAGTGT GTATGTGGGCAACGTTCATACCCAGGTAACCGAGCCACTTCTGCAAGAAGTTTTTGCAGGTACTGGCCCAGTTGAAGGGTGTAAACTTTTCAGAAAAGAGAAG TCCTCCTATGGATTCATTCATTACTTTGATCGCAGATCTGCTGCTCTGGCCATATTAACTCTCAATGGAAGACATCT TTTTGGGCAACCTATCAAAGTTAACTGGGCATATGCTAGTGGTCAGAGAGAGGATACATCAG GCCATTACAACATATTTGTTGGTGACCTCAGTCCCGAGGTTACTGATGCTACACTTTTTGCATGCTTTTCTGTCTACCAAAGTTGTTC AGATGCAAGGGTTATGTGGGATCAGAAGACTGGGCGTTCAAGGGGATTTGGATTTGTTTCATTCCGTAGTCAGCAG GATGCTCAAAGTGCTATAAATGATTTGACCG GTAAGTGGCTTGGAAGTAGACAAATACGCTGCAATTGGGCAACAAAAGGTGCTGGCggcattgaagagaagcaaacCCCAGAAAACAAAACTGTGGTGGAACTAACAAATGGCTCATCTG AGGATGGTAAAGAGACACCTATCAACAATGATGCTCCTGAGAACAATCCTCAGTATACAACTGTTTATGTGGGTAACCTTGGTTCTGAG GCAACACAGCTTGATCTCCATCGTCATTTCTATACCCTTGGGGCTGGTGTGATAGAGGAGGTTCGTGTCCAGCGTGATAAAGGATTTGGGTTTGTGAGGTTTAGTACTCACGCTGAAGCAGCTCTGGCAATTCAGATGGGAAATGCCCAGTCTTATCTCTGCGGAAAACTAATTAAG tGCTCTTGGGGGAGCAAGCCCACTCCACCCGGAACCGCTTCAAATCCTCTTCCTCCACCTGCTGCAGCGCCTTTGCCAGGTCTGTCTGCAACTGATATTCTGACCTACGAGAGGCAGATAGCAATGAGCAAGATGGGTGGTGTTCACGCTGCATTGATGCATCCCCAAGCGCAGCATCCTCTTAAGCAGGCCGCAATTGGAGCAAGCCAGGCGATATATGACGGCGGGTTCCAAAATGTTGCTGCTGCACAGCAAATGATGTACTACCAGTAA